From Coffea arabica cultivar ET-39 chromosome 10e, Coffea Arabica ET-39 HiFi, whole genome shotgun sequence, one genomic window encodes:
- the LOC113710906 gene encoding amino acid permease 3: protein MVESTAPKQGPQNHHQVFDVSVNVLPQGGSKCFDDDGKLKRTGSVWTASAHIITAVIGSGVLSLAWATAQLGWIAGPTVLLLFAFVTYYTSVLLSACYRSGHPDTGKRNYTYMDAVRANLGGFQVKVCGAIQYMNLFGVAIGYTIAASISMTAIKKSNCFHSSGGKDPCKVSSTPYMIIFGVVEILFSQIPDFDQIWWLSFVAAVMSFTYSTIGLGLGIGKVAETGKVKGSLTGISIGTVTQTDKIWRSFQALGAIAFAYSYSLILIEIQDTIKAPPSEYKTMKKATLLSVAVTTIFYMSCGCFGYAAFGDLAPGNLLTGFGFYNPYWLLDIANIAIVIHLVGAYQVYCQPLFAFIEKTARNWFPESKFITKEIEIPIPGFKPYKLNLFRLVWRSIFVVITTVISMLMPFFNDVVGILGAFGFWPLTVYFPVEMYIVQKKIPKWSTRWLCLQILSLACLIISVAAAAGSFAGVVNDLKVYKAFKTSY, encoded by the exons ATGGTGGAAAGCACAGCCCCAAAACAAGGTCCTCAGAACCATCACCAAGTCTTTGATGTCTCAGTCAATGTGCTACCACAGGGTGGTTCCAAGTGCTTTGATGATGATGGCAAGCTAAAAAGAACTG GGAGTGTTTGGACTGCAAGTGCTCACATAATAACAGCTGTGATTGGCTCTGGAGTTCTGTCTTTGGCTTGGGCAACTGCGCAGCTGGGATGGATTGCTGGTCCAACTGTGTTGTTATTGTTCGCCTTTGTGACATACTATACTTCTGTTCTTCTCTCGGCCTGTTACCGGTCAGGGCATCCTGATACTGGCAAAAGAAACTACACTTACATGGATGCAGTCAGAGCAAATCTTG GTGGGTTCCAGGTAAAAGTTTGTGGGGCAATTCAGTATATGAATCTTTTTGGAGTTGCCATAGGTTATACCATTGCAGCTTCTATTAGCATGAC GGCTATCAAAAAATCCAACTGCTTTCATTCAAGTGGAGGAAAAGATCCTTGCAAAGTATCAAGCACTCCTTACATGATCATTTTTGGGGTTGTGGAAATCCTGTTTTCCCAGATTCCAGATTTTGATCAGATATGGTGGCTTTCATTTGTTGCTGCAGTAATGTCCTTCACCTACTCAACAATTGGTCTTGGCCTTGGAATTGGCAAAGTTGCAG AAACTGGCAAAGTCAAGGGAAGCCTCACAGGAATAAGCATTGGTACTGTTACTCAAACTGATAAGATATGGAGAAGCTTCCAAGCACTTGGAGCAATTGCTTTTGCCTACTCTTACTCCCTCATCCTTATTGAAATTCAG GATACAATCAAAGCCCCACCATCAGAATACAAGAcaatgaagaaggcaactctatTAAGTGTGGCAGTTACCACAATTTTCTACATGTCATGTGGCTGCTTTGGCTATGCTGCTTTTGGAGACCTTGCTCCTGGCAATCTTTTAACTGGATTTGGCTTCTACAACCCATACTGGCTTCTTGATATTGCAAATATTGCAATTGTTATCCATCTAGTTGGCGCATACCAAGTCTACTGCCAACCCCTTTTCGCCTTCATCGAAAAAACTGCCAGAAACTGGTTCCCAGAAAGCAAATTCATCACCAAGGAAATCGAAATACCAATCCCTGGATTCAAGCCATACAAGCTCAACCTTTTCAGGTTGGTTTGGCGATCAATTTTTGTTGTTATCACCACGGTCATTTCCATGCTCATGCCATTCTTCAATGATGTGGTTGGAATTCTTGGAGCATTTGGATTTTGGCCCCTCACAGTTTACTTCCCCGTGGAAATGTACATAGTTCAAAAGAAGATACCAAAGTGGAGCACCAGATGGCTCTGCCTACAAATCCTGAGCTTGGCTTGCTTGATCATTTCTGTGGCTGCTGCAGCTGGTTCATTTGCTGGAGTTGTTAATGATCTCAAAGTTTACAAGGCCTTCAAGACTAGTTATTGA